GCGTCACTCCCGATAATGTGTTTTCTCTGGTGTCCCGTCCGGGAATCGATGGCGCTCTGGTGGGCGGCGCAAGCCTGAAAGTCGAAAATCTGCTGGCCCTGCACACGGCCTGTGTCAAGGCCGCCAAGCAGAAGGACGTCTCGCCCGCGTAATCATGAATTAGGAAATGAGAAATAGAGACAGGAATGAAGACGGCTTCCTTTCTGCTTTCTGTTTTCTGCTTTTTGCTTTTCCAAGGAGTAAGATGTTTTACGGAATTCTGATCGTCCTGCAGATGATCATCTCGATCCTGCTGGTAGTTTCGATTCTGCTGCAAAGCTCGAAGGGCGGCGGCTTGGCGGGTATCGCGGGTGGCGCGATGTCCTCGTCCCTGTTCGGTGGACGCACCGCGGCCAGCTTCCTGTCGAAAGCAACGGCAATTATGGCAGCGGTGTTCATGCTGAACTGCCTCGGTATGGCGGTCCTCTCCACCACCACCACGGCTCCCACGTCCGTTACTCAGCAGGCTGCCCAGCAGGCGAATCCCGCGAACAGCCCCGTGCCGACCGTTCCGCCTGCCGGCGGTGAGCCCGCTGGTGGCGACAACGCCGCCCCGGTCATCCCGACCCCGGAACCCGCACGCTAAGGACAAATAGGAAATCGGAAATTCGAAATAGGAAAGAAGAGATTTGCATTTTCCTATTTCCTATTTCACATTTCCTGTTTTGACTTCGATCTTTCCCCGCCCGAGTGGTGAAATTGGTAGACACACTATCTTGAGGGGGTAGCGCCGCAAGGCATCCCGGTTCGAATCCGGGCTCGGGCACACGTTCATTTTTTCCAGACGACCTTGCCAAACGCAAGGTCGTCTTTTTTATGCTTGCCCATCCAAGCCCTCTCCCGAACATGCATAAGAAGTTATGATTTATTGAATTTTTATATGCATTCGCATGTTTTTCCCATTGGCTTAGTGGTGATAATTATACTGGTGGTGTAATATTTATAATTTGCGAGAGGCACGGTGAATCGCGACTCAAGCGTCCGATATAGTCAAAAGATTCAACCTTGACGATCCATAAAATGTAAGTCGATGAAGCACGATCCGAATGTCATAGCGAGAGGCATATAGAGACTGACTTATCTAAAAGATGTCCCCTTGTCCAAAAGCTCCGGTTTATCTTGCAGGTGCGATTTTTTCCAGTTGCTCTCGCTGTCTTGATTCTTAATACGTCAAGGTATAGATTGGATACAACAATACCATCGCCACTGCGGGGCGGGAGGAGCGCGCTACACACCAGGGGAATTAGAAAGGAATTGGATGAAATTGTGGACTGTACTGGTCCTGGCGATGCTGTGTACTGCACAAGCCTTTAGCGAGCCTGCACCGCGCACGCCCGACACACGCCCACAGGGGAATTTACCCTCCCTCAACGCAACTTCAAATATCGCACCTTCTCATAGTCTGACGCCGGATCTGCCCATTACCTGGTCACAGGGTTTTCTGGCTCTCGTGCGCTCCAGCGCACCTAATGACACTATTCTGAATTGGGATGCCGGCACCGTGGAATGTCCCGGTGTGGCGTACAGCGTTTACCTGCAT
This genomic stretch from bacterium harbors:
- the secG gene encoding preprotein translocase subunit SecG; translation: MFYGILIVLQMIISILLVVSILLQSSKGGGLAGIAGGAMSSSLFGGRTAASFLSKATAIMAAVFMLNCLGMAVLSTTTTAPTSVTQQAAQQANPANSPVPTVPPAGGEPAGGDNAAPVIPTPEPAR